From the genome of Scytonema hofmannii PCC 7110, one region includes:
- a CDS encoding caspase family protein: MKREALVIGINRYPYMKNLSQPAKDAEAIARLLEDFGDFEVHRLPHKIGKREVNSKELLQKQELEEAIKRLFQPKGNIIANTALLYFAGHGLLKRESDETQGFLATSEADPKCERWGFSLKDLREILASSPVKQQIVWLDSCYSGDLLNFTEINLSEAQKRRDRCFIAASRDFELAYGTEGGEYGELTSALLQGLDPKHREDGWVTNYTLADFVRQAMKKTAPQLPVFSNTGSAIILTGIKGVRGKICPYKGLEYFDFNPEAPEQAKDPNFFYGRAQLTSQLLEQVQKSNFLAVLGASGSGKSSVVRAGLLYQLYLGERIPGSEQWQIYKPFTPGESPLQSLAGVLLKPTITPEDFIRQIANVQAPRVVLTIDQFEEMFTLCQNNDERQEFFECLINAINRLGNKLCLVLVMRSDFQGNCAEQEYGGLVTKIDQNLVRVMPMKPEELREAITKPAELAGIAIENSLVEKMIADVKGEAGGLPLLQYALTELWKKQPLNRWTLSDYYDIGGVEKALEKRADEVYESLSEEEQLVAKRIFLELTYLGDVANTRRRIYKHDLASKQPTDDLLLEKVIQKLAAPETRLIATDEASKPGDAILDIAHEALIRHWQKLHDWLREYRAAMEIERKIELEAKEWTRRGKPENYLLQEARLVEAEDYLENHLHLGLLDSLALEFIEESRKKREIEQQEKERVAFLERTLAEKEQALIEATLPEQAERVLSLLPNQPSEALKRSIELMGENLEKLPDKILSSIQANLLTVMNSVRVSNRCWGHEGSVVCCDRHR, encoded by the coding sequence ATGAAGCGGGAAGCCCTAGTCATTGGTATTAATCGTTACCCTTATATGAAGAATCTCTCGCAACCAGCAAAGGATGCAGAGGCGATCGCACGACTTCTAGAGGATTTTGGCGACTTTGAGGTGCATCGCTTACCTCATAAGATAGGGAAACGGGAAGTCAATTCCAAAGAATTACTGCAGAAACAAGAACTAGAAGAAGCGATTAAAAGGCTTTTTCAACCCAAGGGTAACATAATTGCTAACACGGCATTGCTGTATTTTGCAGGACATGGTTTGCTCAAGCGAGAGAGTGATGAGACACAAGGTTTTTTGGCTACAAGTGAAGCAGATCCAAAGTGTGAAAGATGGGGCTTTTCACTGAAAGATTTACGAGAAATTTTAGCAAGCAGTCCGGTGAAGCAGCAGATTGTTTGGCTCGATAGCTGTTACAGTGGCGATTTATTGAATTTTACAGAGATAAATTTATCGGAAGCGCAAAAAAGACGCGATCGCTGTTTCATTGCTGCATCTCGGGATTTTGAGTTAGCATACGGTACCGAGGGTGGAGAATATGGAGAACTGACAAGCGCTCTCCTACAAGGACTCGACCCCAAACACAGAGAAGATGGCTGGGTGACGAATTACACCCTCGCAGATTTCGTAAGACAGGCAATGAAGAAAACTGCCCCACAACTTCCTGTTTTTAGCAATACAGGTAGCGCAATTATCCTCACTGGCATAAAGGGAGTTCGGGGTAAAATTTGTCCTTACAAAGGATTGGAATATTTCGATTTCAATCCGGAAGCCCCAGAACAAGCAAAAGACCCGAATTTTTTCTACGGGCGAGCGCAATTAACTTCACAACTCTTAGAACAGGTGCAGAAGAGCAATTTTCTGGCAGTGCTTGGAGCATCTGGAAGTGGCAAATCTTCTGTTGTGAGAGCAGGGTTACTCTATCAACTGTACTTAGGGGAGCGCATACCAGGTAGCGAGCAATGGCAAATCTACAAACCATTTACCCCTGGTGAGTCTCCGCTTCAAAGTTTAGCAGGGGTTTTGTTAAAGCCAACAATCACCCCAGAAGATTTCATCAGGCAGATTGCAAATGTTCAAGCGCCTCGCGTGGTGCTAACCATCGATCAATTTGAAGAAATGTTTACCTTGTGCCAAAATAATGACGAGCGACAAGAGTTTTTTGAATGCTTGATAAATGCAATCAATCGGTTAGGGAATAAACTTTGCCTTGTACTAGTTATGCGATCGGATTTCCAAGGCAACTGTGCAGAACAGGAATATGGCGGATTGGTGACAAAGATCGATCAAAATCTGGTGAGAGTTATGCCAATGAAGCCGGAAGAGTTGAGGGAAGCCATTACAAAACCAGCAGAACTTGCAGGTATAGCGATTGAGAACTCACTGGTAGAGAAGATGATTGCGGATGTGAAAGGAGAAGCTGGAGGCTTACCTCTGTTACAATATGCACTGACAGAACTTTGGAAAAAGCAACCATTAAACCGATGGACTCTCTCAGATTATTATGACATCGGTGGTGTGGAAAAGGCATTGGAAAAACGAGCTGATGAAGTTTATGAATCTCTTTCAGAAGAAGAACAGTTGGTTGCCAAGCGGATATTTTTAGAACTTACTTATTTAGGTGATGTTGCAAACACCCGCAGACGGATATACAAACACGATTTAGCCAGCAAACAGCCGACAGACGATCTTCTTTTGGAAAAGGTGATTCAAAAGTTAGCTGCACCAGAGACGCGATTGATCGCCACAGATGAAGCGTCAAAACCTGGTGATGCTATTTTGGATATTGCTCATGAAGCCCTCATTCGCCATTGGCAAAAGCTGCACGACTGGTTAAGAGAGTACCGAGCAGCAATGGAGATAGAACGTAAGATAGAATTAGAAGCTAAAGAATGGACAAGAAGAGGCAAGCCGGAAAATTATCTTCTTCAAGAAGCGAGATTGGTGGAAGCAGAAGATTATTTGGAAAATCACCTTCACCTGGGATTATTGGATAGTTTAGCTTTAGAATTTATTGAAGAGAGTCGAAAAAAACGCGAGATCGAGCAACAAGAAAAAGAAAGGGTGGCTTTTTTAGAACGCACACTTGCGGAGAAAGAGCAGGCGCTGATTGAGGCGACACTGCCAGAGCAAGCAGAAAGAGTTTTGAGTTTGCTACCGAATCAACCTTCAGAAGCTCTCAAGCGATCGATAGAGTTAATGGGTGAGAATTTAGAGAAATTACCAGATAAGATTCTCAGTTCAATTCAAGCCAATTTACTCACTGTCATGAACTCTGTGCGAGTGTCAAACAGATGCTGGGGACATGAGGGATCTGTGGTCTGTTGCGATCGCCACCGATAG
- a CDS encoding WD40 repeat domain-containing protein: MRDLWSVAIATDRNIVVSGSDDGTIRLWDGIGNPIGKPLRGHLGYVSSVAISGDGNTIVSGSQDGTVRLWDIGGNSVGKPLLGHHGSVRTVAISADGKTIVSGGDDKVVRFWDGAGNAKCKPLRGHKDYVKKVTVSDDGKTIVSVGADDTVRVWDKSGKLVGEPLRGYKDPVISVIFDKNKNIFIVTGSQDGTVRL; encoded by the coding sequence ATGAGGGATCTGTGGTCTGTTGCGATCGCCACCGATAGGAATATAGTTGTCAGTGGTAGTGATGACGGTACAATTCGGTTGTGGGATGGCATCGGCAATCCTATCGGCAAACCATTACGCGGGCATTTAGGTTATGTCAGTTCTGTGGCCATTAGTGGCGATGGTAACACGATTGTCAGTGGCAGTCAAGATGGCACGGTACGCCTGTGGGATATTGGTGGTAATTCTGTGGGCAAACCATTGCTTGGGCATCACGGTTCTGTGAGAACTGTTGCTATTAGTGCTGATGGCAAAACGATTGTTAGTGGCGGCGATGACAAAGTCGTGCGTTTTTGGGATGGTGCGGGTAATGCTAAGTGCAAACCGTTGCGCGGGCATAAGGATTATGTCAAGAAAGTGACTGTTAGCGATGATGGTAAGACAATCGTTAGCGTTGGTGCTGATGACACAGTCCGCGTGTGGGATAAGAGTGGTAAACTGGTTGGCGAACCTTTAAGAGGGTATAAAGATCCTGTCATATCTGTTATTTTTGACAAAAATAAAAATATATTTATTGTAACTGGTAGTCAGGATGGCACAGTACGCTTGTGA
- a CDS encoding pentapeptide repeat-containing protein produces the protein MPAFNYSEQTLVGNHFSNQNLNGSTFFKAKLNGVQFVRTQLRGTNFEEAELLNVDASHAIFAPNNNFPQPATFFKAKLENVNLSGANLRQANLSLITTKFINLSNADLTNANLQEANLSGEQSERPNLRGANFTGANLDKANLKAADLTGATLVNATLEETNFEATLFINVNATGADFRLAKLTDITLQNSIFDLANLSNVSLSDAPLDPSQPGNVRFRGANLSNFLADDAVLKGADFSPFVATNGSITVTNLSGAKFDDTDLSGANFTQAHAEGLFFNGTAIGANFTNANLRNADLSKGDFTNATFVGADLTGAIAVDAIGLYLGDVNDNTLNGTDNNDNLFGNDGNDTLSGSAGNDFLDGGIGSDSLVGAGGNDTLFGGGGSDTLNGGGGSDYLDGGLGNDFLTGGNGNDTLIGSGGNDILNGGDGIDTFRYSHGNGQDNINGFQTGTGGDILSFDGIAAVDVLIVNGSSQFRLGDGIADNTGFGTGNLLLTLANTPFTLAHINTNVDPTNRPVFQFS, from the coding sequence ATGCCAGCTTTCAACTATAGCGAACAAACTCTGGTAGGAAATCACTTTAGCAACCAAAACCTGAATGGCTCGACGTTTTTCAAAGCCAAGTTGAACGGCGTTCAATTTGTGAGAACACAGCTCAGAGGTACTAACTTTGAAGAAGCGGAGCTGCTCAACGTGGATGCATCTCATGCCATTTTTGCCCCTAACAATAACTTTCCGCAACCAGCGACATTCTTCAAAGCAAAATTGGAGAATGTTAATCTCAGTGGAGCCAACCTGAGACAAGCTAATTTGTCGTTGATTACCACCAAATTCATTAACCTGTCAAATGCCGATCTAACTAATGCTAACTTGCAAGAAGCCAATCTCAGTGGCGAACAATCTGAACGACCCAACCTTAGAGGGGCGAATTTTACAGGAGCCAATCTAGACAAAGCGAATCTCAAAGCCGCTGACTTAACGGGTGCCACACTAGTCAATGCCACGCTCGAAGAGACGAACTTTGAAGCAACTCTTTTCATAAATGTCAATGCCACAGGTGCTGACTTCCGACTAGCAAAACTTACGGATATTACCCTGCAAAACTCTATTTTTGACCTAGCTAATCTCAGTAATGTCTCTCTCAGTGATGCTCCACTCGATCCCAGCCAACCGGGTAATGTCAGATTTCGTGGCGCTAATTTAAGCAACTTTCTTGCAGATGATGCTGTTTTAAAGGGTGCTGATTTTAGTCCCTTTGTCGCGACTAATGGCAGTATTACAGTTACAAATCTCAGTGGGGCCAAATTTGACGACACCGACTTGAGTGGAGCTAACTTTACTCAAGCTCATGCCGAAGGTCTCTTCTTCAACGGAACTGCTATTGGTGCGAATTTTACCAATGCCAACCTGAGAAATGCCGATCTGTCTAAAGGCGACTTCACAAACGCCACTTTTGTAGGAGCGGATCTCACGGGTGCGATCGCCGTTGATGCTATTGGTTTGTACCTTGGAGATGTCAATGACAACACCCTCAATGGAACAGACAACAACGATAACCTCTTTGGCAATGATGGGAATGATACCCTCAGTGGTAGTGCTGGCAATGATTTTCTTGATGGAGGTATAGGCAGCGACTCTCTGGTCGGTGCTGGCGGGAATGATACTCTCTTTGGTGGTGGAGGCAGTGACACCCTTAATGGTGGTGGGGGCAGTGATTATCTTGACGGAGGACTAGGTAACGACTTTCTAACAGGTGGTAACGGAAATGACACCCTGATAGGTAGTGGTGGAAATGATATCCTTAACGGTGGTGACGGAATTGATACTTTTCGCTACAGTCATGGCAATGGTCAAGACAATATTAACGGATTCCAGACGGGTACAGGAGGAGACATCCTTTCCTTCGACGGTATTGCTGCAGTTGATGTACTGATAGTCAATGGTAGTTCTCAGTTTCGATTAGGAGACGGCATTGCTGATAATACAGGCTTTGGCACAGGCAACCTGTTACTCACCCTTGCCAATACCCCCTTTACTCTGGCTCATATCAACACCAATGTCGATCCCACCAATCGCCCTGTCTTTCAGTTTTCCTAA
- a CDS encoding WD40 repeat domain-containing protein encodes MAKPLRGHEAYVNAVATSTDDQLIVTGSADNTVRLWDISGNPIGMPLYGHESFVNAVAISTDGKIIVSGSDDKTVRLWDISGNSIGEPLRGHQDCVNAVAIHGDRKIIISGSADSTIRLWNNKGHLIGNPLRGHQNEINAVAISSNGKIIVSGSTDRTLCLWDISGNPIGKLLHGHERSVNSVAMSARGKIIVSGSDDKTIRLWSRIGQPVGKPLRGHKGYVKSVAISTDGQIIVSGGADGTVRLWDGAGNPISISLNGHEDIVNAVAISTESQIIVSGSADGTVRLWDSVGNSIGKPLRGHESSVMSVAISSDRKMIVSGGADGTVRLWDTAGNSLGEPLYGHEGSVISVAMSTNGKTIVSGGSDGVVRLWQGGWRAWLEVCCRRLMYHLISENPEIDVIKYTCGVNLEKTLSNTDLALILIRQGNDLARLRNFDLAIVKFQQAVGLAPTLNLNPEIAVQQWQH; translated from the coding sequence GTGGCCAAACCCTTGCGGGGACACGAGGCTTACGTCAATGCTGTTGCTACGAGTACTGATGACCAACTCATTGTGACTGGTAGTGCTGATAACACAGTGCGCTTGTGGGATATCTCTGGCAATCCTATTGGTATGCCATTATACGGGCATGAGTCTTTTGTCAATGCTGTTGCTATTAGTACTGATGGTAAGATAATCGTCAGTGGCAGTGATGATAAAACGGTGCGGTTGTGGGATATCTCTGGCAACTCTATTGGCGAACCTTTACGCGGGCATCAGGATTGTGTGAATGCTGTTGCTATTCATGGCGATCGCAAGATAATTATTAGTGGAAGTGCTGACAGCACCATACGTTTGTGGAATAACAAAGGTCATCTTATCGGCAATCCCTTGCGCGGACATCAGAATGAGATTAATGCCGTCGCTATTAGCAGTAATGGTAAGATAATTGTCAGTGGTAGTACTGATAGGACGCTCTGCTTGTGGGATATTTCTGGCAATCCCATCGGTAAACTCCTACACGGACACGAACGTTCTGTAAATTCTGTGGCGATGAGTGCTAGAGGCAAAATAATTGTCAGTGGCAGTGATGACAAAACAATACGCTTGTGGAGTCGTATCGGTCAACCTGTTGGCAAACCGTTGCGCGGACACAAAGGTTATGTCAAATCTGTTGCTATTAGCACGGATGGTCAGATAATTGTCAGTGGTGGTGCTGATGGTACGGTACGCTTATGGGATGGTGCAGGCAACCCTATTAGTATATCTTTAAACGGGCATGAAGATATTGTCAATGCTGTTGCCATTAGTACTGAGAGTCAGATAATTGTCAGTGGGAGTGCTGATGGTACGGTGCGCTTGTGGGACAGTGTTGGTAACTCTATTGGCAAACCCTTACGCGGACATGAGAGTTCTGTGATGTCCGTTGCCATTAGTAGCGATCGCAAGATGATTGTGAGTGGAGGGGCTGATGGTACGGTACGTCTGTGGGACACGGCTGGTAACTCTCTTGGCGAACCATTATACGGACATGAAGGTTCTGTGATATCCGTTGCTATGAGTACCAATGGCAAGACAATTGTGAGTGGAGGCTCCGACGGTGTAGTGCGCTTATGGCAGGGCGGTTGGAGGGCATGGTTGGAAGTGTGCTGTAGGCGTTTAATGTATCATCTTATTTCGGAAAATCCAGAAATAGACGTTATTAAATACACTTGTGGTGTTAACTTGGAAAAGACGTTGAGCAACACAGATTTAGCACTGATTCTGATTAGGCAAGGTAACGATTTAGCTCGACTAAGAAATTTTGACCTAGCAATTGTCAAGTTTCAACAAGCTGTTGGACTCGCTCCTACCCTCAACCTCAATCCTGAAATTGCAGTGCAGCAGTGGCAGCATTAA
- a CDS encoding caspase family protein: MAKSIYALLVGIDQYDPNSVFQVPSLQGCVNDIVAAQQYLEERTKDGEWKLIEPLILKNEQATREAIIKGFKEHLCKAESSDVVFFYYAGHGGQEKAPEEFWVLEPDRLNESLICYDSRTANEKDLADKELSYLISLVAKKEPHVLIVLDCCHSGSGTRDLAPDVKVRRAPVDTRERDLNSYLFYEDKVALDELLTSSRNLDEQKKTTGVVLPPRGKHIMFSACRDYELAKEYKGDDGEPRGVFSYFFLQTLQRTNGKMTYRDLARNINAIVSGKVKEQSPQVDATNPQELDQPFLGGAIGDRDVYFALTYSKNESGWVIDGGGLHGLRASKETETLLAIFPLTTHSEELRNLDGALGEAKVTRVLPQRSKVQIIKGEENLSEKESYKAVAISLPLPPLKVYFRTDESDATGIEIARTALQTAGPGNKPSLYVREVEQAADANYYIDANKNQYWILQREDLSPAVAPIPETPRESYTSQTASELVTRLEHIARWKNVLDLSTPATSRIKPDDIEMEITILSGQKESPSSSELRVEYTYDSDNYEWQGPVLQVKLTNRSFKTLYANVLLLSEDYAVNADLFEQKSSIKLAPSDSGGATSVESEELVFYIPEAFLEQGITEYKDIFKLIVSTTEFNASLLQQDGLNPPPETRSLEQYRGSLDRLLDGVHTRNAVRAQGTYDDWMTKEIAVTLIRPQDARIVKSNGSTSLQDGLVEVQAHPSLHAKVNLTTVPQASRDLGNLILPPILRQEPRVTQSFEFTNSRGSDPGLSAIELSDIEDYTVVNKDAPLKIVVDKGLAENEYLLPFAYDSEDKFFLPLGRGIRTENGKTEIVVERLPKPITSSRSLQGSIKIFLEKVAYQKLGRPYNYPLLRSVASIDDKDRVTYEADTETIKAQVAQSQKIVLFIHGILGSTQRSLSSINKAKVTVNGQERTLKEHYDLVLAFDYENLQTTNEENAKLLGQRLQEIGLGANHDKELHIVAHSMGGLIARWFIEQEGGNQVVQHLVMLGTPNAGSPWPTIQDWVFAALGLGLNQLSAIVWPTTIVAVLLEILENNDLSLEQLHPDSEFLKAIASSGDPHVPYTIIAGDKSLIAGVSDEKSSQLHRLMQKLFGKAVDKAIDLAFFKQPNDLAVSLASITSVSNDRTPPPRILEPYVACDHVTYFTLPPGLAALSEALSPNQ; the protein is encoded by the coding sequence ATGGCTAAAAGCATTTACGCACTGCTTGTCGGTATCGATCAATACGACCCTAACTCAGTTTTCCAAGTCCCTTCATTACAGGGGTGCGTTAATGATATTGTAGCAGCGCAACAATATCTTGAAGAGCGAACAAAAGATGGTGAATGGAAATTGATAGAACCCTTAATTCTGAAGAACGAACAAGCAACTCGCGAAGCCATTATTAAAGGCTTTAAGGAGCATCTGTGCAAGGCTGAAAGTAGTGACGTTGTATTTTTCTACTATGCGGGTCATGGAGGTCAAGAAAAAGCACCAGAGGAATTTTGGGTTTTAGAACCAGACCGTCTGAATGAAAGCTTGATATGCTACGACAGCCGTACCGCTAATGAAAAAGACCTTGCAGATAAGGAGTTATCTTACCTGATCTCTCTAGTGGCAAAGAAAGAGCCTCATGTCTTGATTGTGCTTGATTGCTGTCACTCTGGTTCGGGAACGAGAGATTTAGCACCGGATGTGAAAGTCCGTCGCGCCCCAGTGGACACTCGAGAACGAGATCTCAATAGCTATCTTTTTTATGAAGACAAAGTTGCATTGGATGAGCTATTAACGTCTTCTCGCAATCTGGACGAGCAGAAAAAGACGACTGGTGTTGTTTTACCACCGAGAGGGAAGCATATCATGTTTTCTGCTTGTAGGGACTATGAGTTGGCTAAAGAATACAAAGGTGATGACGGGGAACCAAGAGGCGTTTTTTCTTACTTCTTTTTGCAAACTCTCCAGCGCACTAATGGTAAGATGACTTACCGAGATTTAGCTAGAAATATTAATGCGATCGTCAGTGGTAAAGTTAAAGAACAATCGCCGCAAGTTGATGCAACCAATCCTCAGGAATTAGACCAACCTTTCTTAGGTGGTGCTATTGGCGATCGCGATGTGTACTTTGCTTTAACTTACAGCAAAAATGAAAGTGGTTGGGTCATTGATGGCGGTGGTCTACACGGTTTGAGAGCTTCTAAAGAGACAGAAACTCTGTTGGCAATTTTTCCCTTAACAACTCATTCAGAAGAGTTACGCAACCTTGATGGGGCTTTGGGCGAAGCAAAAGTGACGAGAGTGCTTCCTCAACGAAGTAAAGTCCAAATTATCAAGGGTGAAGAAAACTTATCTGAAAAAGAAAGTTATAAGGCTGTGGCTATCAGCTTACCACTTCCGCCTTTAAAAGTTTACTTTAGGACTGATGAAAGTGATGCGACCGGTATAGAAATAGCACGGACAGCATTACAAACAGCCGGACCGGGGAATAAACCTTCGTTATATGTGCGTGAAGTAGAGCAAGCCGCAGATGCAAATTACTATATAGATGCGAATAAGAATCAGTATTGGATTTTACAGCGTGAAGATTTAAGCCCTGCTGTTGCTCCAATCCCAGAAACTCCAAGAGAAAGTTACACATCCCAAACGGCTTCCGAACTCGTGACCCGTCTGGAGCATATAGCCCGTTGGAAAAACGTTTTAGATCTCTCCACTCCTGCGACCAGCCGCATCAAACCGGATGATATAGAGATGGAGATTACAATTCTTTCCGGACAGAAAGAGTCGCCATCAAGTTCAGAATTACGCGTAGAGTACACCTATGATAGTGACAATTATGAGTGGCAAGGTCCTGTTCTTCAAGTAAAATTGACAAACCGCAGTTTTAAAACTCTCTACGCTAACGTCTTACTTCTCTCAGAAGATTACGCAGTCAATGCTGACTTGTTTGAGCAAAAAAGCAGTATCAAGTTAGCACCAAGCGATAGTGGAGGAGCAACATCTGTTGAAAGTGAAGAACTGGTTTTCTACATACCAGAGGCATTCTTAGAACAGGGGATTACAGAGTATAAAGATATATTCAAGTTGATTGTCAGCACTACAGAATTTAATGCCAGTTTGCTCCAGCAAGATGGATTGAACCCTCCCCCAGAAACTCGTTCATTAGAACAGTATCGAGGAAGTTTGGATCGGTTGTTAGACGGAGTGCATACGCGCAATGCTGTGAGAGCACAAGGGACTTATGATGATTGGATGACCAAAGAAATCGCAGTCACTCTCATTCGACCGCAAGATGCCAGAATAGTTAAGTCTAATGGCAGCACTTCATTACAAGATGGTTTAGTTGAGGTACAAGCCCATCCTAGTTTGCATGCTAAGGTGAATTTGACTACAGTACCCCAAGCAAGTCGAGATTTGGGTAATTTAATTTTGCCTCCTATCCTGCGTCAAGAACCTCGGGTTACCCAATCTTTTGAGTTTACAAATAGCCGAGGAAGCGATCCGGGATTGAGTGCAATCGAGTTAAGCGATATCGAAGACTATACTGTTGTCAACAAAGATGCTCCTTTGAAGATAGTGGTTGACAAAGGGTTAGCAGAGAATGAATACCTTTTACCATTTGCTTACGATAGTGAGGATAAGTTTTTCTTACCCTTAGGACGGGGAATCAGGACAGAAAACGGCAAAACGGAGATTGTTGTGGAACGTTTACCCAAACCAATTACAAGCAGTCGTAGTTTGCAAGGTTCTATCAAAATTTTCTTGGAAAAAGTTGCCTATCAAAAGTTAGGAAGACCGTATAATTACCCTCTGCTACGTTCTGTAGCAAGTATTGACGATAAAGATCGGGTCACTTACGAAGCTGATACGGAGACAATTAAAGCTCAAGTTGCCCAATCGCAAAAAATTGTTCTCTTCATTCATGGCATTCTTGGTAGTACACAGCGTAGTCTTTCCTCCATTAACAAAGCTAAAGTTACAGTTAATGGGCAAGAGCGTACTTTGAAGGAACATTATGACTTAGTGTTAGCTTTTGATTACGAAAATCTTCAAACTACGAATGAAGAAAATGCAAAGCTTTTAGGACAAAGGCTGCAAGAAATTGGTTTGGGAGCCAATCATGATAAAGAATTACACATAGTAGCTCACTCTATGGGTGGTTTAATAGCTCGATGGTTTATTGAGCAAGAAGGTGGCAATCAGGTTGTACAACACTTGGTGATGTTAGGTACACCTAATGCAGGTTCTCCCTGGCCTACCATTCAAGATTGGGTATTTGCAGCTCTTGGTTTGGGGTTAAATCAACTTTCAGCGATTGTTTGGCCGACAACAATTGTGGCTGTGTTACTTGAGATTTTGGAAAATAACGATCTTTCTTTGGAGCAATTGCATCCAGACTCAGAATTTCTCAAGGCGATCGCATCCTCTGGAGATCCCCACGTTCCTTACACAATTATTGCAGGCGACAAGTCATTGATAGCGGGAGTTTCCGATGAGAAATCCAGTCAGTTGCATCGATTAATGCAAAAGCTATTTGGTAAAGCAGTGGATAAAGCTATTGATTTAGCGTTCTTTAAGCAACCTAACGATCTTGCCGTCAGTTTGGCTAGTATTACAAGCGTAAGTAATGACAGAACACCGCCACCGAGAATATTGGAACCATATGTTGCGTGCGATCACGTAACTTACTTTACTCTTCCCCCAGGGTTAGCGGCGCTATCAGAAGCACTGTCTCCTAATCAGTGA
- a CDS encoding RNA-guided endonuclease InsQ/TnpB family protein, whose translation MSFKSKEQKEQDKEKNKNTHISTVVQHLKLSNLGYAVISDILSHANSLYNTLTFNLRQGFFVHKILNFQSLTIDLQTDFKENYHYKMLHSQAAQSVCHKVTENFKSFKQLLDKHFREGTKKPLLPGYRQKGGMFEVTYPSQSVNISQEHGIIFATVSTGIMFKKQHKEDVMGTSLNERLRFRVPDDIDPSNLVELVITSKHREIYLHWVCRKKNEIVATLNKSSVLGIDIGLNNFVTCIPNTGEEGFLINGRPLKAINQFYNKTVSKLKKGKDENFWSGSLARATQSRNNQVRDFIKKSARTIINKCLESGISKIVFGWNQGIKNEIDNGRVNNQNFVQVPFTALRDTLKYLCERSGIEFVVVEESYTSKMSFFDGDELPVYGQETEEQKNLKPSGRRTKRGEYKTGNNTIINADANGASNILRKAKIDTSKITFRVCQILKTINIWIGHAQGKKKRGNAINGYPALPLNKSRGLGIPPFFKGLILGKKFPSRKGTAAGLSCCTTIGLTEPGQ comes from the coding sequence ATGTCATTCAAAAGTAAGGAACAAAAAGAGCAGGATAAAGAAAAGAATAAAAATACTCACATTTCAACTGTTGTGCAGCATCTGAAATTGTCCAATCTTGGGTATGCTGTAATATCAGACATATTGTCACACGCAAACAGTTTATACAATACTTTAACCTTCAATCTGAGGCAAGGATTTTTTGTACACAAAATTCTGAATTTTCAATCTCTAACTATTGATTTACAAACTGACTTCAAAGAAAACTATCATTACAAAATGCTGCATTCTCAAGCAGCACAATCCGTGTGTCACAAGGTAACTGAGAATTTCAAATCATTCAAACAGCTTTTAGACAAACATTTTAGAGAGGGGACAAAGAAACCATTATTACCAGGTTATCGTCAAAAAGGTGGTATGTTTGAAGTGACATATCCCAGTCAATCAGTCAATATATCACAAGAGCATGGCATTATATTTGCTACTGTTTCTACTGGCATTATGTTCAAGAAGCAGCACAAAGAAGATGTCATGGGAACAAGTTTAAATGAGAGATTGAGATTCAGAGTTCCCGATGACATTGACCCCTCTAACCTCGTTGAGCTAGTGATTACATCAAAGCATAGAGAGATTTATCTACATTGGGTATGCAGAAAGAAAAATGAAATTGTTGCCACATTAAATAAGTCAAGTGTTTTAGGAATTGACATCGGATTGAACAACTTTGTTACCTGTATTCCGAACACAGGTGAAGAAGGATTTCTCATAAATGGGCGACCATTAAAGGCAATAAATCAGTTTTATAACAAGACTGTATCTAAGCTAAAAAAGGGTAAGGATGAGAATTTCTGGAGTGGTAGTTTAGCTAGGGCAACGCAGTCTAGGAATAACCAAGTCCGCGATTTTATCAAGAAATCTGCACGGACAATAATCAATAAATGTTTAGAATCAGGAATAAGTAAAATTGTATTTGGTTGGAACCAAGGAATTAAGAATGAAATAGATAACGGACGTGTCAATAATCAAAATTTTGTACAGGTTCCATTCACCGCATTACGTGATACACTCAAGTATCTCTGTGAGAGATCTGGTATAGAATTTGTAGTTGTAGAAGAATCATACACCTCAAAAATGTCATTTTTTGACGGTGATGAATTACCCGTTTACGGTCAAGAAACCGAAGAACAGAAGAATCTTAAGCCTTCTGGAAGAAGAACAAAACGCGGGGAATACAAAACAGGAAATAACACAATTATCAACGCGGATGCCAATGGGGCTTCCAATATTTTGAGAAAGGCCAAAATTGATACATCAAAAATTACTTTTCGGGTGTGTCAAATTCTCAAGACAATCAATATTTGGATAGGTCACGCACAGGGCAAGAAAAAAAGGGGGAATGCCATTAATGGATATCCTGCACTACCCCTCAATAAATCAAGGGGCTTGGGCATTCCCCCTTTTTTTAAAGGCTTAATCCTCGGTAAAAAATTCCCATCACGTAAAGGTACGGCAGCAGGCTTGTCTTGTTGTACGACTATAGGACTCACTGAACCGGGTCAGTAA